A region of the Plasmodium sp. gorilla clade G2 genome assembly, chromosome: 9 genome:
TATTTCTAATAATTCATCCTTGCAAGCATTGCATGAtgttatacaaaaaaaagtatcagtttgtaaaaaatatgaaatctgtttaaaatattcatttgttttattattcataaagAATACATCAAATGTAcctttatcatttattaaattataatttttatttaatttagaATTATGTATTTCTTTGtctattaaacatatatccATAACTTCTACATGTATAGAACTATTCGCAAATAATATTTTGGCTAGTTCTATAGCTGTGGAAGAAAAATCGAAACCATATAAATTCATAAATCCTTtctcatataatttatataaaaataaaccatTACCACATCCAATATCAAGGatacttatatttttcttttgttcaTTCTGACtaaatttattatcaatccaattcattattttatcaCAGTTTTCTTCAAACCATTCTTCTAATTCAATATTTGATTCTTCAtagtttttcttttcatttttatatatttcctcCCAATAACTTAATTTATGCAATTCAGAAGAAACCATACTTCTAGtaattaatatgaatatatataatattttaaataaaattaatataaatatgtttattttattattttttttttttttattgctatatcatattatattatatataaataatatatattacatatatttttattaattttatgttatttttggaggattatatattatcaccCTAAAAATACTTACTACatacttttataaaattaagaaTTCATATTCCTTTTAAAGATTATTTaagtaatattataaatatataaataaataaatatatattatatatatatgttttctaCAAAATTTAAggatttaaaattttttgttataataattatatataatatatatatatatatatattttttattacatgaTATGAAGCCCCGTTACATATTATttggaaaaacaaaaaaaaaacaattatatttgaatgacataatatatattataaaaggatatatttaattttttactatattatatttataggagttaatagaattatattaattgatatattaattaatatgccattaattatatatatatatatacatagtTATTTCTTATTCAATCTGGTATtagaattaaaataatattttttttttttataaaaaaaaattccatGATATAAAATGTTAAGTAACaattagataaaaaaaaaaaaaagacaaatatattattaacacCTTGTTTTGGtaacatttaaatattaaaatcatattaaaaaaaaaaagaaaaaaaattgaattcagaccataattataaatatatttatacgtTAAAAGTGTATAAACATTATATggatattaaaaagaagaaCAAATTATTCTCTATTTTgaaattttcaaaaaattaaatgaagaattatTCCTTGAACtccaaaagaaaaaaaaaagaaaacaaaacaaaatatacatatattataaatatatatatatatatatataaatatatatatgtatatatttctttttttttttttttttttttttttataaaaacaagttatattaaaaaatatagatttaAGTTTTTCCAAAATATTAGTcaaaatttttgttttttaaattatacacatattttatatataaataagaaaaaatatgtatatattatatatgcatataaatgtatattttataagtattaagacaatttttatttttttccataaatattttatatatatttattataaatatatggatatataaatttatatatactatatatatcaataaaataatattatttagaaaaaaaaaaaaaaataaataaaaaaaataatgtatatatatatatatatattaaaaataaaaagacaaaataaaaaattatgcaCAAGtcaggttttttttttaaaaaaaaaaaaaaaaaaaatgtgcatattttatataataaatatgatgaaattaattaaaacaaaaatgagtattaatatatatatatatatattatatatatatatgcttatataacatatatataatacttataaaataataaatatacatataataaataaataatatatgaaaagttatataaatatatacgtattaattatatatatatatatatatatatatatatatgtgcatatatttacaatatgGCCACATAGCTAAAATAagtattgaaaaaaaaaaaaaaaaaaaaaaaaaaaaaatcatttatttttgtcatgtaaaatattaatatctcGGATTGTTATAAAAAGCATTGAAGGAATCTATATTACCAGGGTAATTAAGTTGATAACCATGTGGAACATTGGTATAAACATTCGGAACAAAAGATACAGGATAGTTAAATGTATTTGGAGCTTCATTTTCATGATGATACATTGGTGTTCTTCTTACAAAATTGTTTctgttatttaaattatttttttgataataattaaaattttgatttttttttacataattttgattattttgatattttttaaaattttgtgAAACGGCAAAATGTAAGAAAACTACCCTATTATCTATAATACGTTCAGGTTGTTGCATAACTTTAAAAGCTTCTCTTGGAGAAGAAAAGGTTAAAAAGCCATATCCTTTGGATTTACCTTCATTGTCATGTATAATAACACATTCTTCTAATTTCCCGTATTTTTCAAAAATGGAACGTAATGTAGCTACATTTGTTTTTTGAGATAAGTTTCttacaaataatttattttgataatgATCAGTAAAAGGATCAGCAACTAAACGTACTTgtaattctttattatccAATGTATGACTACTCTTCAAACATTTCTGAACTGACTCCACATACTTAAATGTAACAAAACCATATCCTTTTGATCTACCTTCTTTTTCTCTAACTATTATTCCATCTTCAATTTCACCAAAACTTTcaaaatatttcaaaaattGTTCATCCCTAGTACTGAATGGAATATTTCTTACCATCAAACGTCTAGTTGAAGGAGAAGAAGCTACTGCCTCATTACATTTTTCTCTTATATCTTCATGTATTAAAGCAGAAGTAGCTAATATATCAATCAACTGTTCTTTTGATAAAGGTGCTATAAGTCTTCTTAATTTTTCTGCTTCTGATTCATCATCCTTTTCTGATTTATTATCTTCTCCTAATGATTTTTCATCATGTTCTTCTTCATCTCCCTTTATAGATAtactattgttattattactactattattattattattattagtatcTTCCTTTATAgatttattatcttcatccCTTAAAGATTTATCGTCTATATTATGTTCCTCAACACTCTTTTTATCCTCTGCTGAATTttcatttgaattatttgaattataattaatattctCTTCTgatgtcatttttttttaatttttttttttcaaaatttttttaaaaataaaattaaataataaaaaaaaataataatcaaaaaaaaataataatcaaaaaaaataaaataaaatcaagttcaaaaaaaataataataaaaataaaaataaaaaaaaacaatcaattaagatattaataaataaataattaataggataataataataatgaaatttaaaataaaaaaaaaaatatatatatatatatatatatataaataataaaacaaaaatattaataattatataagaatataaatataacggAAAGGaagtttaatatataatttgttaaATGCGACTCAATTTATTAAACGTTTGTTTTTCTGTTTAAgctatatgaatatatatattattattattattatttatttatttattttatttatttttttttttttcttcaattctttttttttccaatctaattttaaattatatttttttatataaaatataaatacagaaaaatttatatgtgtatgccataaaacaataattatataatcgTAATATcacccatatatatatatataataataataatatgtgtgTTAATCCTgtgtatatgtttatataagcatatattaatacgcaaaacaaaatgttttaaatataaaaaaaacagtaaaaaaaaaaaatatatatatatatatatatatgtaattatatatatatgttaataatatattactatataaTGCAATTTAAGCTTCTATCATATATTCTTAATTGTGGTTTACTTTCTTcatattaaaacatatatattatatatatatataatatttacaagtatcaaaaaaaaaaaaaaataaaataaaaacaaaaaatgtatataatatataaatatatattatatatacacataatatTATGGAAGCAACTatttgcaaaaaaaaaaaaaaaaaaaaaaaaataaaactatatgtttaaaacatatacataaaaaggaagcgtaaatatatatatatacatatatataaactacattaatttatcatatgacatataaatatatataaacatatatatattatatatatagaataaatcttcaaaacatttttttttcatatatattaaaaaaaaaaaaaaaaaactaataaaattataacaaataaacaaactaaatatttatataaaataaaatatttataattctatataaatatatttatataatatatatataaataaatttaaaaaaaaaaatttaaaaaaaaaaaggttttgtttttttgcttttttgctttttttact
Encoded here:
- a CDS encoding methyltransferase, putative; this translates as MVSSELHKLSYWEEIYKNEKKNYEESNIELEEWFEENCDKIMNWIDNKFSQNEQKKNISILDIGCGNGLFLYKLYEKGFMNLYGFDFSSTAIELAKILFANSSIHVEVMDICLIDKEIHNSKLNKNYNLINDKGTFDVFFMNNKTNEYFKQISYFLQTDTFFCITSCNACKDELLEIVNEFNNNNLKIALVLIDEIFYETITYAGIKGQLITTLIFKCK
- a CDS encoding RNA-binding protein musashi, putative codes for the protein MTSEENINYNSNNSNENSAEDKKSVEEHNIDDKSLRDEDNKSIKEDTNNNNNNSSNNNNSISIKGDEEEHDEKSLGEDNKSEKDDESEAEKLRRLIAPLSKEQLIDILATSALIHEDIREKCNEAVASSPSTRRLMVRNIPFSTRDEQFLKYFESFGEIEDGIIVREKEGRSKGYGFVTFKYVESVQKCLKSSHTLDNKELQVRLVADPFTDHYQNKLFVRNLSQKTNVATLRSIFEKYGKLEECVIIHDNEGKSKGYGFLTFSSPREAFKVMQQPERIIDNRVVFLHFAVSQNFKKYQNNQNYVKKNQNFNYYQKNNLNNRNNFVRRTPMYHHENEAPNTFNYPVSFVPNVYTNVPHGYQLNYPGNIDSFNAFYNNPRY